Sequence from the Chitinophagales bacterium genome:
GGTGAATGAAGCTCGTGATACAGTATTGATGACCCACCATAAAAAATTAAATATTTGGATTCAGCTAGGTGGTCATATTGAAGCTAGAGATAAATCTATCTACGATGCCTGTGAACGTGAATTAAAGGAGGAGTCGGGCTTGAGCGAATTTAAGCTTATATCTGAGGAAATTTTCGATATCGATGTTCATAAGTTTCCCCAGTCTGCCAATGGTTTTCCTGAACATTTTCATTTAGATATTCGACTATTATTTGAGGCCAATTCTGCTGAAATAATTAATTTTGATATATTAGAATCAAATAAGGTAGTTTGGTTGCCGATAAATGAGATAGAAAAATATCAAAATGCTGAATCGGTCATTCGCATGGTAGAAAAACTGAAATTCTTATGAATAATAGTATTCACGTAAAAGCTTTTGCCTATTTTGAAAACAATCAAAGGGTTTTTTTGTTTAAATTTCAAGATACAAAAACAGGAGAATATATTTATCGACCTATAGGTGGCACGGTCGAGTTTGGAGAGTTGAGTGAAGAAGCTTTACATCGAGAAATTTTAGAAGAGTTAAATACCAAAATTACTATTGATTCAAAACCTATAGTATTAGAAAGTATTTTTTCTTTTGAAAATAAAAAAGGACATGAAGTTGTATTCGTATTTCCATGTAGTTTCAAAGAGCAGTGTTACTATGAGATAAAAGATTATCAAATATTGGAATCGAATGGTGAAAAATTAGTAGCGAATTGGTATTTAAAATCAGACTTTCTATTAGGTGTAAAACGATTAGTACCAGAAGGATTAACTAAAAGACTTAAACTGGAACAACATTGAAAATAGGTGTCACAGGTGGTATAGGTAGTGGAAAGTCTCTCGTGGTAAATGAACTTGAGCGATTGGGTGCTATAGTATATCGCGCTGATAAGAAGGCAAAAGAATTGGTTTATTTACCAGAGGTCAAAGAAGAAATTATCAAATGCTTTGGAGAAATGGCTTTCGAACAGGGAATTTATAATACGAAGTATATTGCCTCTATTGTTTTTAATGATAAATCGAGGCTTCAAGAATTAAATGCCATTATTCATCCTGCTGTGTTTCGGGATTTGGATATGTTTTGTAAAGAGCATCAGGGAAAAACTATTGTGTACGAATCTGCTCTCATGATGGAGACAGGACATACGCATTTGTTTGATGTGATAATATTGGTCACGGCTCCTCTGGAGCTTCGAATAAATCGAGTCATGGGTAGGGATAACGCTGACAGAGAATCTGTGCAGAAGCGTATCAATCAGCAATGGTCAGATGAAAGGAAAAAAGAATTCGCAGATTTTGTCATAGAAAATATCGAAAGAGAAGATACTTTAAAACGTGTGAACGAATTGTGGGCAAGTAATTTCCACAAGCAATCAAATTAGTAGTGATAACAAAAAGCACAGATTTACTAGCTAATTTTCGTTTGGAAAAAAACCAAAACTTACAGGATTATGTAGAGGGTTTCATGACTCCCTCTCGCATAGAAATTATTAAAAAAGTATTGGAGACTCGTATGCGCTATATGACATTAGTAGCTGAAAATTTTATAGATGAATACAATATTCATGCCATGATACGAACCAGTGAGTGCTTTGGTTTGCAAGATTTTCATAATATTGGTCAAAAAAATGTGCTATTAAAAAAAAATAAGTCTGTTAATAGAGGCGCTTTTCAGTGGACCCATATTTACGATTATACAGACTGTAATCAACCCACACTTGCTTGCATTGAAAATTTAAAGGCTAAAGGTTATCGTGTATATGCTACCTCATCGCATATTGCAGCGAATTATACTCCAGAAAATATTCCTCTAGACCAGCCTTTGGCAGTGATACTAGGCAAAGAGCATGAGGGAATCAGCGATATTGCTTTGCATCATTGTGATGGCATAGTGACAATTCCTATGTATGGATTTACAGAAAGTTTTAATGTATCGGTGGCAGCATCCCTTTTGACGAGAACGATTGTAGAGCGGATTCGTAATTCAAATATTCCATGGCAATTTAATCAGGAAGAAAAAGAAAATCTATATTATGAATGGATCTGGCATAGTATCAAACATCCTGATAAACTCTATCACGAATGGGTCAAAAATCAACTATAGATTTTCAGAAGTAATAGCGAAGATAAATGTCGCAATCAAACTCATTAAAAATACATTAATGTTATATTTCGTATAAATAGGCACAATTTTCTTATTTTTACTCAATCTAAATTCAAAGTAATGTATAAATATTTTATATTGATTCTTCTCGGAGCATTCATAGTAGGTTGTGGAGGAGGTGAATCGGAAAAAAAGATTCCAAAGGACTGGGAAATGATAGAGGTCTATAGCGACGAAGTAGATGTGCTCAATGAAGGAGGTTATTACGGTTTATTTTATGATAGAGACAATCCGCTCAAGGATAGTTTTCTCGAAGAATCGGACGATAGAATTGTAGCATTAGCGGTAGCCGAAAAGCCTGTTGTCGGTAAGTCTGATGCATATATTTGGGTAGCAGATAGCAATTTTAAATTGACTCTCACAGAAGATAAAACAGATAAAAGAGATAAGTATTTTAGAAAATATGAAGATGAAAATTTTGAAGTAACCCTGGATATGAAATTCTGGGAGCGTATTGATGGCATGGACGAAGAAGATATGTATATTTATAGAGGAAAAATGAAAATAACCTCTAAAGAACATAAGAACAGTAAGGAATATCGAGTGAAAGGTGGAATATAAATAGCTACCAGTGGGCAGTAGATAGTAGTCAGTTATCTGTTGTGTTTTTAGTCTATTTTAAAATAAAAATGAATAATAAAAAATGACACTTGCGGAGCGCGAAGCGGAGCTTATAGAAATTTTCGAATGGATCGAAGAC
This genomic interval carries:
- a CDS encoding NUDIX hydrolase; this translates as MNKESIYKLTQNYLITYPNDVHALQVLEFLEKYDNFWQRDNSYGHITSSAWVVNEARDTVLMTHHKKLNIWIQLGGHIEARDKSIYDACERELKEESGLSEFKLISEEIFDIDVHKFPQSANGFPEHFHLDIRLLFEANSAEIINFDILESNKVVWLPINEIEKYQNAESVIRMVEKLKFL
- a CDS encoding dephospho-CoA kinase, whose translation is MKIGVTGGIGSGKSLVVNELERLGAIVYRADKKAKELVYLPEVKEEIIKCFGEMAFEQGIYNTKYIASIVFNDKSRLQELNAIIHPAVFRDLDMFCKEHQGKTIVYESALMMETGHTHLFDVIILVTAPLELRINRVMGRDNADRESVQKRINQQWSDERKKEFADFVIENIEREDTLKRVNELWASNFHKQSN
- a CDS encoding RNA methyltransferase translates to MEKNQNLQDYVEGFMTPSRIEIIKKVLETRMRYMTLVAENFIDEYNIHAMIRTSECFGLQDFHNIGQKNVLLKKNKSVNRGAFQWTHIYDYTDCNQPTLACIENLKAKGYRVYATSSHIAANYTPENIPLDQPLAVILGKEHEGISDIALHHCDGIVTIPMYGFTESFNVSVAASLLTRTIVERIRNSNIPWQFNQEEKENLYYEWIWHSIKHPDKLYHEWVKNQL
- a CDS encoding NUDIX domain-containing protein, translated to MNNSIHVKAFAYFENNQRVFLFKFQDTKTGEYIYRPIGGTVEFGELSEEALHREILEELNTKITIDSKPIVLESIFSFENKKGHEVVFVFPCSFKEQCYYEIKDYQILESNGEKLVANWYLKSDFLLGVKRLVPEGLTKRLKLEQH